In a single window of the Rhineura floridana isolate rRhiFlo1 chromosome 3, rRhiFlo1.hap2, whole genome shotgun sequence genome:
- the AATK gene encoding serine/threonine-protein kinase LMTK1 isoform X1 produces the protein MVANLLAIVMSASFFNPSFAFSSHFDPDGTPLSELSWSSSLVVVAISFSGLFTFIFLMLACLCCKKGGIGFKEFDNAEGEEYASEFSAQGSPANQNGPEVYILPLTEVSLPMSRQPGCSVQLLKSTDLGRHSLLYLKEIGHGWFGKVFLGEVNAGLSSTQVVVKELKASASVQDQMQFLEEAQPYRALQHTSLLQCLAQCAEVTPYLLVMEFCPLGDLKGYLRSCHAAEALAPDPLTLQRMACEVSCGLLHLHRNNYVHSDLALRNCLLTADLTVKIGDYGLSHCKYKDDYFVTADQLWVPLRWVAPELIDEVHGNLLIVDQTKTSNIWSLGVTIWELFELGGQPYCHYSDRQVLTYAIKEQQLKLPKPQLPLSLSDRWYEVMQFCWLQPDQRPTAEEVHLLLSYLCAKGASEAEEEFERRWNSMKPGGGGGSGSSSSHMGVELSSFPLLEHFSNDGDDVLTVMETSHGLNFECKWDQGKTEHLPASAMSPRGAARYHELYYPASSGGGGGGRHLTLGVSPSCYECKVQGCPGLHTPSVVPVLSAHSPSLNSEYYIRIEEAASEGSGTDLDYTMCSYSPEFGRPSHWQAKEGCCESNNSPTVSLAMEPLLGHSAHTDSSPWEPPDYYSYGGQGDKEVPSYYEASPKGSAEKYLLKEPSASEWPVPASQKSIFADPLGVSPSVTYTYKEAVADSVTLELEEEEEEEEEEENSCDSPRSEGGENDESPSSNKHWTSNISANNNSCHPLPPCEPPANDSWCYRRMITFQGLMAEPLCTVPRDEPSLGIRDLRAALLGGERVTSSHAGSPCLDTDLPTEEQTCEVANAEISIDDSTDPLTGSGVECHEATTPSLGETDWVASLASSSMPEPINDMDARDITMPEEAPEPGEDHLIVEEALAECSPQVPQEINVESGKNTTNSEQDRTPDKTFSSASFPDLDEASDEDTAELTSGVFTDFPVDCTQRQDVTATLKSLQKQVGTPDSLDSLDIPSTTSSCEAFSPTAYVPSSQPKALDSGYDTENYESPEFVLKEPHEPREPETFTQLEKAQDDGECPAKELSLSNSFSAELQGLDEKNPYRDSAYFSDYDTEGGTREDGEGDSDGSEGHELEVPQMDTEELGKDTNQNSSTGKSSHSCLESTCPDEDIGGCTFPLEQGTRKDTDINLSQEPVVNGVAYDERDSNSPRDKSDGTVAVPQAPDLTTRSFFLSPVVVSAEVPPGAGEGDARQENVLREAEQPGEVQEAHCHEEPQSSSGLSLDLSVVPSRHSSAPTDFEEEEDDTEDSDESDEELRCYNIQDQSEESEEESLTVPIVVAESHSARNLRSLLKMPTMLVETFCDDLERKKKAVSFIEDVTVYLFDQESPTKELAEQPFPGVAESLLTPPVHKDSDCSPSPAERTDATNNSSEGSTSEEESKGGGFEWDDDFSLMPVKSSVTASLTSAAPEPALPRLPSTLVPAQKQVLPIQFSRFTVSPAPVSRFSITHVTDSDAGCVGGSSENRGDRE, from the exons ACGGCACTCCCCTGAGCGAGCTCTCCTGGTCTTCCTCTCTCGTGGTCGTGGCAATTTCCTTCTCTGGCCTCTTCACTTTCATCTTCCTCATGTTGGCCTGTCTGTGCTGCAAGAAGGGGGGCATTGGTTTCAAG gaatttGATAATGCTGAGGGAGAAGAATATGCTAGTGAATTCTCAGCCCAGGGCTCACCCGCCAACCAGAATGGCCCTGAAGTTTACATTCTGCCTCTCACAGAAGTCTCCTTGCCCATGTCCAGGCAACCTGGGTGCTCAG TGCAGCTGCTCAAATCCACTGATCTGGGACGCCACAGTCTGCTGTACCTCAAGGAAATTGGCCATGGATGGTTTGGCAAG GTCTTCCTCGGTGAGGTGAATGCAGggctgagcagcactcaggtggtAGTGAAAGAGCTCAAGGCCAGTGCCAGCGTTCAAGATCAGATGCAGTTCCTGGAAGAGGCCCAGCCTTACAG GGCACTCCAGCATACCAGTCTCCTGCAGTGCCTGGCCCAGTGTGCAGAAGTGACACCCTACCTGCTAGTGATGGAGTTCTGCCCATTG GGTGACCTGAAGGGCTATCTGCGGAGCTGCCATGCGGCTGAGGCATTGGCACCGGATCCTCTGACATTGCAACGCATGGCCTGTGAGGTGTCCTGTGGCCTGCTGCATCTTCATCGCAACAACTACGTACATAG CGACCTGGCACTGCGGAACTGCTTACTCACAGCTGACCTGACAGTCAAAATTGGAGACTATGGCCTTTCTCATTGCAAATACAAA GATGACTACTTTGTGACAGCGGACCAGCTGTGGGTACCATTGCGCTGGGTGGCACCTGAACTCATTGATGAGGTACATGGCAACCTGCTTATTGTCGACCAGAccaagaccagcaacatctg GTCATTGGGTGTGACCATCTGGGAGCTCTTTGAGCTGGGCGGCCAGCCCTACTGCCACTACTCAGACCGGCAGGTGCTCACCTACGCCATCAAGGAGCAGCAGCTTAAACTTCCCAAACCACAACTCCCGCTCTCACTGTCTGACCGCTG GTATGAGGTGATGCAATTCTGCTGGCTGCAGCCAGATCAGCGCCCAACTGCTGAGGAGGTGCACCTCCTGCTCTCGTACCTGTGTGCCAAGGGTGCTTCGGAGGCTGAGGAAGAGTTTGAGCGGCGttggaactccatgaagcccggGGGTGGTGGAGGCTCAGGCTCCAGCTCAAGTCACATGGGTGTTGAGCTTTCATCCTTTCCCTTGCTAGAGCATTTCtccaatgatggtgatgatgtccTGACCGTCATGGAGACGAGCCACGGCCTCAACTTTGAATGCAAGTGGGACCAAGGCAAAACTGAGCACCTGCCAGCCTCAGCCATGAGCCCTCGTGGTGCTGCACGGTACCATGAACTCTACTACCCGGCCAGCAgcggaggaggagggggtggcaggCACCTCACCCTGGGGGTCTCGCCTTCCTGCTATGAGTGCAAAGTGCAGGGCTGCCCCGGCCTGCATACGCCAAGTGTGGTGCCTGTGCTGAGTGCCCACAGCCCCTCCCTGAACAGCGAATACTATATCCGCATTGAGGAGGCAGCCTCCGAGGGCAGCGGGACTGACCTTGATTACACCATGTGCTCCTATAGCCCGGAGTTTGGCCGCCCTTCCCACTGGCAAGCCAAGGAAGGCTGCTGTGAGTCGAACAATAGCCCCACCGTCTCACTCGCCATGGAGCCCCTTCTGGGCCATTCGGCACACACTGACAGCAGTCCCTGGGAACCCCCTGACTACTACTCCTATGGAGGACAAGGGGATAAAGAGGTCCCATCCTACTATgaggcttcccccaaaggcaGTGCTGAGAAATACCTGCTGAAGGAGCCCAGCGCCTCTGAGTGGCCTGTTCCAGCTTCACAGAAGAGCATCTTTGCTGACCCACTGGGTGTGTCTCCATCAGTGACTTACACCTACAAGGAGGCTGTGGCAGACTCAGTCACTCtggagctggaggaggaggaggaggaggaggaggaggaggagaactctTGTGACAGCCCTAGGAGTGAAGGGGGTGAGAATGACGAATCCCCTTCCTCCAACAAGCATTGGACATCCAACATCTCAGCCAATAATAATAGCTGCCATCCACTGCCACCATGTGAACCGCCTGCCAATGACAGCTGGTGCTACCGGCGCATGATCACCTTTCAGGGGCTCATGGCAGAGCCACTATGCACAGTACCCCGGGACGAGCCCTCACTAGGGATCAGGGACCTAAGAGCAGCCCTTTTGGGTGGGGAACGTGTGACATCATCTCATGCAGGCTCCCCGTGTCTGGACACTGACTTGCCTACAGAGGAGCAAACATGTGAGGTTGCCAATGCAGAGATCAGCATAGATGACTCTACAGACCCATTGACTGGGAGTGGAGTGGAATGTCACGAGGCCACCACTCCATCATTGGGGGAAACAGATTGGGTGGCATCATTGGCATCATCATCCATGCCAGAACCCATCAACGACATGGATGCCAGGGATATAACCATGCCAGAAGAGGCACCAGAACCTGGAGAAGATCATCTCATTGTGGAAGAGGCCCTGGCTGAATGCTCACCCCAGGTGCCACAAGAGATCAATGTGGAAAGTGGCAAGAACACCACCAACAGTGAACAAGACAGGACACCAGACAAGACATTTTCGAGTGCCAGCTTTCCTGACTTGGATGAGGCCAGTGATGAGGATACAGCTGAGCTCACATCTGGAGTCTTCACTGACTTCCCGGTTGATTGCACCCAACGGCAGGATGTAACAGCTACCCTCAAGTCCTTGCAGAAGCAGGTGGGGACCCCTGATTCACTGGACTCATTGGACATCCCATCTACCACTAGCTCCTGTGAGGCATTTAGCCCCACAGCCTATGTGCCCTCAAGCCAGCCTAAGGCCCTAGATAGTGGCTATGACACAGAGAACTATGAGTCACCTGAATTTGTCCTGAAAGAGCCTCATGAGCCACGAGAGCCTGAAACCTTCACCCAGCTGGAAAAGGCACAGGATGACGGGGAGTGCCCAGCCAAAGAGCTAAGCCTCTCTAATTCCTTCAGTGCTGAGCTGCAGGGCTTAGATGAGAAGAACCCTTACCGTGACTCAGCCTACTTCTCTGACTATGATACTGAAGGGGGAACTCGGGAAGACGGGGAAGGGGACAGTGATGGTTCTGAGGGGCATGAGCTAGAGGTCCCCCAGATGGACACTGAAGAGTTGGGGAAGGACACTAACCAAAACAGCAGCACAGGAAAGTCTTCGCATTCCTGCCTTGAGTCCACTTGCCCAGATGAAGACATTGGGGGATGTACCTTTCCTCTAGAACAGGGGACGAGGAAAGACACTGATATCAATTTGTCACAAGAGCCAGTAGTGAATGGAGTTGCTTATGATGAGCGGGACTCAAACTCACCCAGAGATAAGAGTGATGGGACTGTTGCAGTGCCCCAGGCCCCAGACCTCACCACCAGATCCTTTTTCTTGTCACCTGTGGTTGTGAGTGCAGAGGTGCCCCCTGGGGCTGGTGAGGGAGATGCAAGGCAGGAAAATGTGCTAAGGGAGGCAGAGCAGCCAGGGGAAGTGCAGGAAGCTCATTGTCATGAGGAGCCCCAGAGCAGTTCTGGACTCTCACTGGATCTGTCAGTGGTGCCGTCTCGGCATTCTTCTGCCCCCACTGAttttgaggaagaggaggacgacACAGAGGATAGCGATGAGTCGGATGAGGAACTGCGGTGCTACAACATCCAGGACCAGAGTGAGGAGAGCGAGGAGGAGTCGCTGACTGTGCCCATTGTGGTGGCTGAGAGCCACAGTGCTCGCAACCTGCGCAGTCTGCTTAAGATGCCCACCATGCTGGTGGAGACCTTCTGTGATGACCTTGAACGCAAGAAGAAAGCTGTCTCCTTCATTGAAGATGTCACTGTCTACCTCTTTGACCAG GAAAGCCCCACGAAGGAACTGgctgagcagcctttcccaggaGTGGCAGAATCTCTTCTGACACCACCTGTGCATAAGGACAGCGACTGTTCCCCAAGCCCAGCAGAGAGGACAGATGCAACCAACAATTCCTCAGAAGGGAGCACCTCTGAAGAAGAGAGTAAGG
- the AATK gene encoding serine/threonine-protein kinase LMTK1 isoform X3 has product MVANLLAIVMSASFFNPSFAFSSHFDPDGTPLSELSWSSSLVVVAISFSGLFTFIFLMLACLCCKKGGIGFKEFDNAEGEEYASEFSAQGSPANQNGPEVYILPLTEVSLPMSRQPGCSVQLLKSTDLGRHSLLYLKEIGHGWFGKVFLGEVNAGLSSTQVVVKELKASASVQDQMQFLEEAQPYRALQHTSLLQCLAQCAEVTPYLLVMEFCPLGDLKGYLRSCHAAEALAPDPLTLQRMACEVSCGLLHLHRNNYVHSDLALRNCLLTADLTVKIGDYGLSHCKYKDDYFVTADQLWVPLRWVAPELIDEVHGNLLIVDQTKTSNIWSLGVTIWELFELGGQPYCHYSDRQVLTYAIKEQQLKLPKPQLPLSLSDRWYEVMQFCWLQPDQRPTAEEVHLLLSYLCAKGASEAEEEFERRWNSMKPGGGGGSGSSSSHMGVELSSFPLLEHFSNDGDDVLTVMETSHGLNFECKWDQGKTEHLPASAMSPRGAARYHELYYPASSGGGGGGRHLTLGVSPSCYECKVQGCPGLHTPSVVPVLSAHSPSLNSEYYIRIEEAASEGSGTDLDYTMCSYSPEFGRPSHWQAKEGCCESNNSPTVSLAMEPLLGHSAHTDSSPWEPPDYYSYGGQGDKEVPSYYEASPKGSAEKYLLKEPSASEWPVPASQKSIFADPLGVSPSVTYTYKEAVADSVTLELEEEEEEEEEEENSCDSPRSEGGENDESPSSNKHWTSNISANNNSCHPLPPCEPPANDSWCYRRMITFQGLMAEPLCTVPRDEPSLGIRDLRAALLGGERVTSSHAGSPCLDTDLPTEEQTCEVANAEISIDDSTDPLTGSGVECHEATTPSLGETDWVASLASSSMPEPINDMDARDITMPEEAPEPGEDHLIVEEALAECSPQVPQEINVESGKNTTNSEQDRTPDKTFSSASFPDLDEASDEDTAELTSGVFTDFPVDCTQRQDVTATLKSLQKQVGTPDSLDSLDIPSTTSSCEAFSPTAYVPSSQPKALDSGYDTENYESPEFVLKEPHEPREPETFTQLEKAQDDGECPAKELSLSNSFSAELQGLDEKNPYRDSAYFSDYDTEGGTREDGEGDSDGSEGHELEVPQMDTEELGKDTNQNSSTGKSSHSCLESTCPDEDIGGCTFPLEQGTRKDTDINLSQEPVVNGVAYDERDSNSPRDKSDGTVAVPQAPDLTTRSFFLSPVVVSAEVPPGAGEGDARQENVLREAEQPGEVQEAHCHEEPQSSSGLSLDLSVVPSRHSSAPTDFEEEEDDTEDSDESDEELRCYNIQDQSEESEEESLTVPIVVAESHSARNLRSLLKMPTMLVETFCDDLERKKKAVSFIEDVTVYLFDQESPTKELAEQPFPGVAESLLTPPVHKDSDCSPSPAERTDATNNSSEGSTSEEESKGGGFEWDDDFSLMPVKSSVTASLTSAAPEPALPRLPSTLVPAQKQVLPIQFSRFTVSPAPVSRFSITHVTDSDAGKQ; this is encoded by the exons ACGGCACTCCCCTGAGCGAGCTCTCCTGGTCTTCCTCTCTCGTGGTCGTGGCAATTTCCTTCTCTGGCCTCTTCACTTTCATCTTCCTCATGTTGGCCTGTCTGTGCTGCAAGAAGGGGGGCATTGGTTTCAAG gaatttGATAATGCTGAGGGAGAAGAATATGCTAGTGAATTCTCAGCCCAGGGCTCACCCGCCAACCAGAATGGCCCTGAAGTTTACATTCTGCCTCTCACAGAAGTCTCCTTGCCCATGTCCAGGCAACCTGGGTGCTCAG TGCAGCTGCTCAAATCCACTGATCTGGGACGCCACAGTCTGCTGTACCTCAAGGAAATTGGCCATGGATGGTTTGGCAAG GTCTTCCTCGGTGAGGTGAATGCAGggctgagcagcactcaggtggtAGTGAAAGAGCTCAAGGCCAGTGCCAGCGTTCAAGATCAGATGCAGTTCCTGGAAGAGGCCCAGCCTTACAG GGCACTCCAGCATACCAGTCTCCTGCAGTGCCTGGCCCAGTGTGCAGAAGTGACACCCTACCTGCTAGTGATGGAGTTCTGCCCATTG GGTGACCTGAAGGGCTATCTGCGGAGCTGCCATGCGGCTGAGGCATTGGCACCGGATCCTCTGACATTGCAACGCATGGCCTGTGAGGTGTCCTGTGGCCTGCTGCATCTTCATCGCAACAACTACGTACATAG CGACCTGGCACTGCGGAACTGCTTACTCACAGCTGACCTGACAGTCAAAATTGGAGACTATGGCCTTTCTCATTGCAAATACAAA GATGACTACTTTGTGACAGCGGACCAGCTGTGGGTACCATTGCGCTGGGTGGCACCTGAACTCATTGATGAGGTACATGGCAACCTGCTTATTGTCGACCAGAccaagaccagcaacatctg GTCATTGGGTGTGACCATCTGGGAGCTCTTTGAGCTGGGCGGCCAGCCCTACTGCCACTACTCAGACCGGCAGGTGCTCACCTACGCCATCAAGGAGCAGCAGCTTAAACTTCCCAAACCACAACTCCCGCTCTCACTGTCTGACCGCTG GTATGAGGTGATGCAATTCTGCTGGCTGCAGCCAGATCAGCGCCCAACTGCTGAGGAGGTGCACCTCCTGCTCTCGTACCTGTGTGCCAAGGGTGCTTCGGAGGCTGAGGAAGAGTTTGAGCGGCGttggaactccatgaagcccggGGGTGGTGGAGGCTCAGGCTCCAGCTCAAGTCACATGGGTGTTGAGCTTTCATCCTTTCCCTTGCTAGAGCATTTCtccaatgatggtgatgatgtccTGACCGTCATGGAGACGAGCCACGGCCTCAACTTTGAATGCAAGTGGGACCAAGGCAAAACTGAGCACCTGCCAGCCTCAGCCATGAGCCCTCGTGGTGCTGCACGGTACCATGAACTCTACTACCCGGCCAGCAgcggaggaggagggggtggcaggCACCTCACCCTGGGGGTCTCGCCTTCCTGCTATGAGTGCAAAGTGCAGGGCTGCCCCGGCCTGCATACGCCAAGTGTGGTGCCTGTGCTGAGTGCCCACAGCCCCTCCCTGAACAGCGAATACTATATCCGCATTGAGGAGGCAGCCTCCGAGGGCAGCGGGACTGACCTTGATTACACCATGTGCTCCTATAGCCCGGAGTTTGGCCGCCCTTCCCACTGGCAAGCCAAGGAAGGCTGCTGTGAGTCGAACAATAGCCCCACCGTCTCACTCGCCATGGAGCCCCTTCTGGGCCATTCGGCACACACTGACAGCAGTCCCTGGGAACCCCCTGACTACTACTCCTATGGAGGACAAGGGGATAAAGAGGTCCCATCCTACTATgaggcttcccccaaaggcaGTGCTGAGAAATACCTGCTGAAGGAGCCCAGCGCCTCTGAGTGGCCTGTTCCAGCTTCACAGAAGAGCATCTTTGCTGACCCACTGGGTGTGTCTCCATCAGTGACTTACACCTACAAGGAGGCTGTGGCAGACTCAGTCACTCtggagctggaggaggaggaggaggaggaggaggaggaggagaactctTGTGACAGCCCTAGGAGTGAAGGGGGTGAGAATGACGAATCCCCTTCCTCCAACAAGCATTGGACATCCAACATCTCAGCCAATAATAATAGCTGCCATCCACTGCCACCATGTGAACCGCCTGCCAATGACAGCTGGTGCTACCGGCGCATGATCACCTTTCAGGGGCTCATGGCAGAGCCACTATGCACAGTACCCCGGGACGAGCCCTCACTAGGGATCAGGGACCTAAGAGCAGCCCTTTTGGGTGGGGAACGTGTGACATCATCTCATGCAGGCTCCCCGTGTCTGGACACTGACTTGCCTACAGAGGAGCAAACATGTGAGGTTGCCAATGCAGAGATCAGCATAGATGACTCTACAGACCCATTGACTGGGAGTGGAGTGGAATGTCACGAGGCCACCACTCCATCATTGGGGGAAACAGATTGGGTGGCATCATTGGCATCATCATCCATGCCAGAACCCATCAACGACATGGATGCCAGGGATATAACCATGCCAGAAGAGGCACCAGAACCTGGAGAAGATCATCTCATTGTGGAAGAGGCCCTGGCTGAATGCTCACCCCAGGTGCCACAAGAGATCAATGTGGAAAGTGGCAAGAACACCACCAACAGTGAACAAGACAGGACACCAGACAAGACATTTTCGAGTGCCAGCTTTCCTGACTTGGATGAGGCCAGTGATGAGGATACAGCTGAGCTCACATCTGGAGTCTTCACTGACTTCCCGGTTGATTGCACCCAACGGCAGGATGTAACAGCTACCCTCAAGTCCTTGCAGAAGCAGGTGGGGACCCCTGATTCACTGGACTCATTGGACATCCCATCTACCACTAGCTCCTGTGAGGCATTTAGCCCCACAGCCTATGTGCCCTCAAGCCAGCCTAAGGCCCTAGATAGTGGCTATGACACAGAGAACTATGAGTCACCTGAATTTGTCCTGAAAGAGCCTCATGAGCCACGAGAGCCTGAAACCTTCACCCAGCTGGAAAAGGCACAGGATGACGGGGAGTGCCCAGCCAAAGAGCTAAGCCTCTCTAATTCCTTCAGTGCTGAGCTGCAGGGCTTAGATGAGAAGAACCCTTACCGTGACTCAGCCTACTTCTCTGACTATGATACTGAAGGGGGAACTCGGGAAGACGGGGAAGGGGACAGTGATGGTTCTGAGGGGCATGAGCTAGAGGTCCCCCAGATGGACACTGAAGAGTTGGGGAAGGACACTAACCAAAACAGCAGCACAGGAAAGTCTTCGCATTCCTGCCTTGAGTCCACTTGCCCAGATGAAGACATTGGGGGATGTACCTTTCCTCTAGAACAGGGGACGAGGAAAGACACTGATATCAATTTGTCACAAGAGCCAGTAGTGAATGGAGTTGCTTATGATGAGCGGGACTCAAACTCACCCAGAGATAAGAGTGATGGGACTGTTGCAGTGCCCCAGGCCCCAGACCTCACCACCAGATCCTTTTTCTTGTCACCTGTGGTTGTGAGTGCAGAGGTGCCCCCTGGGGCTGGTGAGGGAGATGCAAGGCAGGAAAATGTGCTAAGGGAGGCAGAGCAGCCAGGGGAAGTGCAGGAAGCTCATTGTCATGAGGAGCCCCAGAGCAGTTCTGGACTCTCACTGGATCTGTCAGTGGTGCCGTCTCGGCATTCTTCTGCCCCCACTGAttttgaggaagaggaggacgacACAGAGGATAGCGATGAGTCGGATGAGGAACTGCGGTGCTACAACATCCAGGACCAGAGTGAGGAGAGCGAGGAGGAGTCGCTGACTGTGCCCATTGTGGTGGCTGAGAGCCACAGTGCTCGCAACCTGCGCAGTCTGCTTAAGATGCCCACCATGCTGGTGGAGACCTTCTGTGATGACCTTGAACGCAAGAAGAAAGCTGTCTCCTTCATTGAAGATGTCACTGTCTACCTCTTTGACCAG GAAAGCCCCACGAAGGAACTGgctgagcagcctttcccaggaGTGGCAGAATCTCTTCTGACACCACCTGTGCATAAGGACAGCGACTGTTCCCCAAGCCCAGCAGAGAGGACAGATGCAACCAACAATTCCTCAGAAGGGAGCACCTCTGAAGAAGAGAGTAAGG